GCGAGTGCAGCGCGCGACTTCCGTTCAACAATCGACGCCGCGCTGAAAGCGAGACAGCCATGACATCCATCGCATTGACCATCGCCGGTTCCGATAGCGGCGGCGGCGCGGGCATCCAGGCCGACATCAAGACCTTCTCCGCCTTGGGCGCCTACGCCGCAAGTGTCATCACGGCCATTACCGCCCAGAATACACGCGGTGTGACGGCTGTTGAGGATATATCCGTCGTCACCATCGTCGCGCAGATGGATGCTGTTTTTTCCGATCTCGACGTCGACGCTGTCAAAATCGGCATGGTCTCGCGGATCGAAACCATCGCGGCCATTGCTGAACGGCTTCGGCAGCAGTCACAGCCGGTGGTGCTTGATCCCGTCATGGTGGCGACTTCGGGCGACCGGCTGCTGCAGGAAGATGCCATCGAGACGTTGCAGCGCGAGCTTTTACCGCTCGCCACCATCGTCACACCGAACCTACCCGAAGCGGCGCTGCTGGCGGGAGCCCCGATTGCGGAAACGGAGCAGGAGATTACCCGCCAGGCCGAGCTGATCCTGAAAACCGGCGCGAAGGCGGTGCTTATCAAGGGCGGGCATGGCGATGGACCTGAGAGCACGGATTATCTCTTCGCGGATGGTACCATGCGGGCGCTTTCTGCACCAAGGGTGGACACGAAAAACGACCACGGCACCGGCTGTACGCTGGCAGCGGCGATTACGGCGCATCTTGCGATGGGACATGAATTGCGGGAGGCGGTCGGGCTTGCGAAGGATTATCTGAACGGCGCGCTCGATGCCGGCAGGGGGCTTGCCGTTGGACATGGGCGGGGGCCGGTGCATCATTTTTATCGGTGGTGGGGGTGACATCGATACGTTGACTGTGGGGTATTGACACCGTGAGCAAGCCGCTTGTCGATCTCCCCCTTGAGGGGGAGATGTCCGGCAGGACGGAGAGCGTGAGCCGCACACTCCGCCCCATCACCGCGCCTTCGGCGTCGCCAGCACATTCCGGATCGCAAAACTCGAATGAATGCGCGAAACCCCCGGCAGTTTCGACAGGATCTCCTTGTGAATCCGCTCGAAATCCCCCGCACTTTCCGCCTCGCAGCGCAGGAAATAATCCGAACCGCCTGTCATCAGATAACATTCGCGGATTTCCGGATAACGTCGTACCGCATTCTCGAAACGGTTAAGGAAATCCTCCGTCTGACGGTCGAGCGTGATCTGCACGATAACCGAAATCACCTCGCCGCCGGCAAGACCGCTGGTCAGGGCGGTATAGCCGCGAATAATTCCTTCCCGCTCGAGAATATCGACGCGGCGTAAACACGCCGACGGCGAAAGCCCGACCTCTGTGGCAAGCTTTGCGTTGCTGATGCGGGCATTCAGCCGAAGCAGGCGGATGATGTGGCGGTCGGTCGCATCGAGGGACGACATAGAAAATTCCAATTGATCAACGGAAATTGCGTGATTTCATACTTTATCGCATTTTCTTCGAACAATCGCCAAGAAATTCGATAATCGTTGCAATACCCTCAGAGGATAAAAACGAGGGTGAACGACCATGGACATGCAGATCAGCCGCCAGCAGGCCGCCGGTGGTGCAAGCGGCCATCTAACCATCGATCTGGGCGCATTGCGCGATAACTATCTGACCCTTGCGGCGATGGCACCAGCATCGCAGACGGCCGCCGTCGTGAAGGCCGATGCCTATGGCCTCGGCGCGGATATCGTCTCGCAGACCTTGTTCGAGGCGGGTTGCCGCAATTTCTTTGTCGCCCATATCGACGAGGCGCTGGCACTCAGGCTCCGGCTTTCGGCCGAAGCACGGATTTTCGTCCTCAATGGTTTGCAGCCCGGCAACGAAACCTCCTGCGCCGCCATGGCCATCACCCCGGTTTTGAATTCGCTGGAACAGATCGCCCAATGGTCGGACCATGCCAGAAAGCTTGGCAAGACGCTCAGCGCCGCCGTGCAGATCGATACCGGCATGTGCCGCCTTGGGCTCTCCCCCGAAGAGCTAGGAATCCTCTCCGCCCAGCCGCAGCTGCTCGATGGAATTGATACAGCCTTCGTCATGAGCCATCTCGCCTGTGCCGACGAGCCGGATCATGCTTCGAATGCCGCGCAGCTCGCCGTGATGCGCAAGGCCGCCACCGCCTTTTCTGATACACTGGTGTGTTTTTCCAATTCGGGCGGCATTTTTCTCGGCAATGACTATCATAATGCTTTGCTGCGCCCCGGCATCGCGCTTTATGGCGGTGCGCCTTCCGCTGCCGGCCCCAACCCGATGAAGCCGGTCGTCCATCTCGATCTCGCCGTCATCCAGACCCGTACTGTTCCCGCCGGCTCGCTGGTCGGTTACGGCGGATCTTTTACGGCGAGCGGTCCGACACGGCTTGCGACCATCGCTGCCGGTTATGCCGATGGCTTGCCGCGTTCGCTCAGCAATCGCGGCGCCGCGTGGTACAATGGCGTGCGCCTGCCAATTGCCGGGCGCGTTTCCATGGACAGCATCATTCTCGATATATCCGCCCTGCCCGAGGGAACATTGACGCAGGGCAGCCTCGTGCAGATGATCGGGCCGGATCAGACACTGGAAGACATCGCCGAGGATGCGGGCACGATTGCCTATGAGATTCTGACCGGCCTCGGTCGCCGTTACCGCCGCAGCTACATTCAGCCGGGCATGAGCCCGGCAACCGATTCCACATCAGCCTTTGACAAGTGAGACGATCATGAACGTCACTATCCTCGGAGCCGGCGTTGTCGGCGTGACCTCTGCCTGGTACCTGGCCAAAGCCGGACACAAGGTAACGGTGATCGACCGCCAGCCGGCTGCGGCGCTGGAAACCAGTTTCGCCAATGCGGGCGAAGTGTCGCCCGGTTATTCCTCGCCATGGGCGGCGCCCGGCATTCCGGTTAAGGCCATGAAGTGGCTGTTCATGAAGCACGCACCGCTCATCATCCGGCCGACGGCGGATCCCGCCGCCTGGCGCTGGATGAGCCAGATGCTACGCAACTGCACCTCGGCGCGTTATGCCATCAACAAGAGCCGCATGGTGCGCGTTGCCGAATATAGCCGTGATTGCCTGATGGCGCTTCGCGAAGAAACTGGCATCGACTATGACCAGCGCATGCAAGGGACCCTCGAAGTATTCCGCACCCAGAAGCAGTTTGATGCCATCGGCAAGGATGTGGACGTACTGACGGCGGGCGGCGTGCCGTTCGAGATTCTCGACCGCGATGGCTGCGCCGCCATAGAGCCCGGGCTCGCACCCGCCAAGGAGAAGATCGTCGGGGGCCTGCGACTGCCCGGCGACGAAACCGGCGATTGCTTCATGTTCACGACGGAACTTGCCCGCATGGCCGAAGAAGCGGGCGTCACCTTCCTTTACGACACCGGCATCATGCGGCCGATTGTTGAGGGCGGTCG
This sequence is a window from Agrobacterium tumefaciens. Protein-coding genes within it:
- the thiD gene encoding bifunctional hydroxymethylpyrimidine kinase/phosphomethylpyrimidine kinase, producing the protein MTSIALTIAGSDSGGGAGIQADIKTFSALGAYAASVITAITAQNTRGVTAVEDISVVTIVAQMDAVFSDLDVDAVKIGMVSRIETIAAIAERLRQQSQPVVLDPVMVATSGDRLLQEDAIETLQRELLPLATIVTPNLPEAALLAGAPIAETEQEITRQAELILKTGAKAVLIKGGHGDGPESTDYLFADGTMRALSAPRVDTKNDHGTGCTLAAAITAHLAMGHELREAVGLAKDYLNGALDAGRGLAVGHGRGPVHHFYRWWG
- a CDS encoding Lrp/AsnC family transcriptional regulator, with translation MSSLDATDRHIIRLLRLNARISNAKLATEVGLSPSACLRRVDILEREGIIRGYTALTSGLAGGEVISVIVQITLDRQTEDFLNRFENAVRRYPEIRECYLMTGGSDYFLRCEAESAGDFERIHKEILSKLPGVSRIHSSFAIRNVLATPKAR
- the alr gene encoding alanine racemase, with the translated sequence MDMQISRQQAAGGASGHLTIDLGALRDNYLTLAAMAPASQTAAVVKADAYGLGADIVSQTLFEAGCRNFFVAHIDEALALRLRLSAEARIFVLNGLQPGNETSCAAMAITPVLNSLEQIAQWSDHARKLGKTLSAAVQIDTGMCRLGLSPEELGILSAQPQLLDGIDTAFVMSHLACADEPDHASNAAQLAVMRKAATAFSDTLVCFSNSGGIFLGNDYHNALLRPGIALYGGAPSAAGPNPMKPVVHLDLAVIQTRTVPAGSLVGYGGSFTASGPTRLATIAAGYADGLPRSLSNRGAAWYNGVRLPIAGRVSMDSIILDISALPEGTLTQGSLVQMIGPDQTLEDIAEDAGTIAYEILTGLGRRYRRSYIQPGMSPATDSTSAFDK
- a CDS encoding D-amino acid dehydrogenase gives rise to the protein MNVTILGAGVVGVTSAWYLAKAGHKVTVIDRQPAAALETSFANAGEVSPGYSSPWAAPGIPVKAMKWLFMKHAPLIIRPTADPAAWRWMSQMLRNCTSARYAINKSRMVRVAEYSRDCLMALREETGIDYDQRMQGTLEVFRTQKQFDAIGKDVDVLTAGGVPFEILDRDGCAAIEPGLAPAKEKIVGGLRLPGDETGDCFMFTTELARMAEEAGVTFLYDTGIMRPIVEGGRITAVETTRGLMEADIFVAALGSYSPQFVKQLGITLPVYPVKGYSITVPIVNEARAPVSTVMDETFKVAITRLGSRIRAGGMAEIAGFSKDLPAARQETLAHSVEDLFGGAGDQSQAKFWCGLRPMTPDGTPVIGATRYSNLYLNTGHGTLGWTMSCGSARVLADLISGEKPEIDTHDLAISRYAA